The Hippoglossus stenolepis isolate QCI-W04-F060 chromosome 11, HSTE1.2, whole genome shotgun sequence genome includes a window with the following:
- the lrrc24 gene encoding leucine-rich repeat-containing protein 24, producing the protein MVPPWSPSLILLVLALVPQACLACPPGCRCYSLTVECGSLGIKEIPQGVPSFTETIFLQDNAIVQIRLQDLTRLGSLHYLYLQNNSISALEPGAFLSQGKLLELALNGNLIHLVTPDMFRGLEHLRILYLAGNQITRVQDQTFRGLQRLQELHLQENSIELLAEQALSGLSSLALLDLSRNHLRTLGASSLKPLVSLQVLRVTENPWRCDCALGWLRTWISEDGQRLLSSAEQRQLMCSEPPRLSHLSLVEVAPNSLVCIPPVVQLEPSHLTVRLGESLRVSCQASGYPQPQVTWKKASHGKAQLSPRGLVQELGPNGELFRPGAGGVVTALPSGGGIKVGGVGGIHVRGTEEGGERDSFDPDMGSGMLFLSNVTVSHAGRYECEAWNPGGVARVTFHLAVNMSSSSYSTHFWPRLNSHSFVSSSSNSFYQPDVLDVSQEPLYEQDSMDFSALGPATQTAIAIGISLLALTAVLLLIMIYTRHQQYQKEEGGSYCTSKEESILYVNDYSDGPTTFAQLEEYRDDHGHEMYVLNRAKPVLGSTSSRCPMMSGFVQQKGMKEALLDHEMVQTLTRSGGMGLRRNPADGGEGPLTTDPEELFLSQSLLFGSQVAYEIHC; encoded by the exons ATGGTCCCCCCGTGGTCCCCCAGTCTCATCCTGCTCGTGCTCGCCCTCGTCCCTCAAGCGTGTCTGGCGTGCCCCCCCGGCTGTCGCTGCTACAGCCTCACAGTGGAGTGTGGATCTCTGGGGATCAAAGAAATCCCGCAGGGTGTCCCTTCTTTCACAGAG ACCATCTTCCTCCAGGACAACGCCATAGTGCAGATCCGTCTTCAGGACCTAACTCGTCTCGGCAGCCTCCATTACCTGTACCTCCAGAACAACAGCATCTCAGCCCTGGAGCCCGGAGCTTTTCTTAGCCAGGGGAAGCTTCTGGAGCTGGCCCTCAATGGTAACCTCATCCACCTGGTCACCCCTGACATGTTCCGGGGTCTGGAGCACCTCCGGATCCTCTACCTTGCAGGCAACCAGATCACTCGAGTCCAGGACCAAACCTTCAGGGGACTGCAG CGTCTGCAGGAACTCCACCTGCAGGAAAACAGCATTGAGCTGCTGGCAGAGCAAGCCCTGTCTGGCTTGTCATCTCTGGCTCTGCTGGACCTCAGCAGAAATCACCTCCGCACCCTGGGAGCATCGTCCCTCAAACCGCTTGTCAGCCTGCAGGTGCTGCGTGTCACAG agaaCCCTTGGCGCTGTGATTGCGCTCTTGGTTGGCTAAGAACATGGATCAGCGAAGACGGTCAGCGACTGCTGAGCTCTGCTGAGCAGCGTCAGCTGATGTGTTCAGAACCACCTCGCCTCTCCCACCTCAGCCTGGTGGAGGTGGCTCCCAACAGCCTGGTCTGCATCCCCCCTGTGGTTCAGCTGGAACCTAGTCACCTGACTGTGCGACTAGGGGAGAGTCTCAGAGTCTCCTGCCAGGCCTCAGGATACCCTCAGCCTCAGGTGACCTGGAAGAAAGCGTCCCATGGCAAGGCCCAGTTATCCCCTCGAGGACTGGTTCAAGAGCTGGGACCCAACGGTGAGCTCTTCAGgcctggagctggaggagtggTAACTGCCCTTCCCAGTGGTGGCGGGATTAAGGTGGGAGGTGTTGGTGGGATCCATGTGCGTGGAACTGAGGAGGGTGGAGAGAGGGACAGCTTTGACCCGGACATGGGCAGTGGCATGTTGTTTCTCAGCAATGTGACTGTATCTCATGCTGGACGCTATGAGTGTGAGGCGTGGAACCCAGGTGGTGTAGCCAGAGTTACCTTTCACCTAGCTGTCAACATGTCCTCTTCTTCATATTCAACCCATTTCTGGCCTCGTTTGAACTCACactcttttgtttcctcttcgTCTAACTCCTTCTATCAACCAGATGTTCTGGATGTGAGTCAGGAGCCGCTATATGAGCAGGACAGCATGGATTTTAGCGCTCTGGGCCCTGCCACACAAACCGCCATTGCGATTGGCATCTCCTTGCTGGCACTCACTGCTGTTCTCCTCCTGATTATGATCTACACTCGCCACCAGCAGTACCAGAAAGAGGAAGGGGGTTCCTACTGTACGAGTAAGGAAGAGAGCATCCTTTATGTGAACGACTACTCTGACGGACCCACAACCTTTGCCCAGCTGGAGGAGTACCGCGATGACCATGGCCATGAGATGTACGTCCTCAACCGAGCCAAGCCCGTTTTGGGGTCCACTTCATCCAGGTGTCCCATGATGAGCGGGTTCGTCCAGCAGAAAGGTATGAAAGAGGCGCTGCTGGACCACGAAATGGTGCAAACACTTACCAGATCAGGGGGAATGGGGCTTCGCAGAAACCCAGCAGACGGAGGCGAGGGACCCCTGACAACGGACCCGGAGGAGCTCTTCCTCAGCCAGAGTCTCCTCTTCGGATCACAGGTTGCCTACGAGATTCACTGCTAA
- the pigr gene encoding polymeric immunoglobulin receptor, translating to MPQLFTRTLSLLPWISAFLCGVTTAEEFEVLEGRSLTVPCHYDPQYASYVKYWCQGRMRDFCTSLARTDDPRSTNPAVDKVSIFDDPVQLVFTVTMNNLKEKDSGWYMCGVEVAGIWSRDVATYPYIKVIHGMSVVNNILTGEEGSSVSVECLYSKRYREIEKKWCRSGDWSSCLVTDSEGSYEDTSVAISDDRTTAFTVTLKNLQMRDIGWYWCSSGYQKIAVQVLVTPRPTTTTSVTLPPTAHQSVDLPPPGHITMDSWHSHGLILKSLLVCSSLMALLGLAILIRKKWKLYKDPVLRQVKEMKARRNEYSRDVGDLQDTAVIYINKDSQEVFMH from the exons ATGCCGCAACTCTTCACACGCACTCTCAGCCTATTACCATGGATCTCAG CCTTCCTCTGTGGGGTTACTACAGCAGAAGAGTTTGAGGTCCTGGAGGGTCGATCGCTCACAGTCCCGTGTCATTACGACCCTCAGTATGCCAGCTATGTGAAATACTGGTGTCAGGGGAGGATGAGGGATTTCTGCACCAGCTTAGCCCGAACAGATGACCCCCGTTCAACCAACCCGGCTGTGGATAAAGTGAGCATTTTCGACGACCCGGTCCAGCTGGTGTTCACGGTGACCATGaacaacctgaaggagaagGACTCCGGGTGGTACATGTGCGGCGTGGAAGTAGCTGGTATATGGAGCCGAGATGTTGCTACATACCCTTACATCAAGGTTATTCATG GTATGTCAGTAGTAAACAACATTCTGACAGGAGAAGAAGGGAGCAGTGTTTCAGTTGAATGCCTCTACAGCAAGAGATACAG AGAGATTGAGAAGAAGTGGTGTCGGAGTGGAGACTGGAGCTCCTGTCTGGTGACTGATTCTGAAGGGAGCTACGAAGACACTTCAGTGGCCATCAGTGATGACAGAACTACGGCTTTCACTGTAACCTTAAAGAATCTGCAGATGAGAGACATTGGCTGGTACTGGTGTTCTTCAGGATACCAGAAGATAGCTGTGCAGGTGCTGGTCACTCCACGACCCACGACTA CGACATCTGTAACACTCCCACCTACAGCGCATCAGTCTGTTGACCTCCCGCCACCCGGACACATCACCATGGACTCCTGGCACAGTCACGG tctcATCCTGAAGTCTTTGCTGGTGTGCTCCTCTCTGATGGCGCTTCTGGGTTTGGCCATATTGATAAGAAAGAAGTGGAAACTTTACA AGGATCCTGTGCTGAGACAAGTTAAAGAGATGAAAGCGAGGCGTAAT GAGTATTCAAGGGATGTAGGTGACCTGCAAGATACTGCTGTCATTTACATTAACAAGGATTCCCAGGAGGTTTTTATGCACTGA